The sequence ATCGTAAAAATGTTGATTAGAAAAACCAATTAAAGAGAGGGACTTGCTCCGATAGTGTCCCTCAAGGGTATATTTCTTAAAATAATGCGATGCCAATTCCAGCAAAGACACTACCTCCAAGTCCATCCCTTCCCGTTCTGTCTCATCCATGCGAACCTTATATAAATCAAACGGTTGTAATTGCTGGCTATCCCCTGCAATAACTGCTTGTTTCCCTCGAAGCATCGCTGGAAGCCCCCTTTCAGCATAGCACTGTGATGACTCATCAAAGACCACCAGGTCAAAATGGCTCTGTATTGGAAAAAGTGCTGAGACCGTTTCAGGCGATGCCAACCAACACGGAACAAGCCTGAAAATCTCTTCTTCAAACTTCTCCAACAACTTTTTAATACTCCATAACCGCTTCTTCTTTGTTACCTGATGTTGTAATTCCCGGTAGGTGATCAGGTTATTTAGTCGATTATATTCAAGCTTTTTAAAGGTATTTTCCCTAAGCCGCATTTCCGTGATAAACCTGCTTATTTTCAGCTTTTCATCCACCGCTTCTGAAAATTCCTCTAAAATATCCTTGACCTTATAAAGGCTCATTTCCTGAAGGACAGGATATTTAGCCTCAATATGTTCGATCCAACTGAGCTTGAGACCGGAAAGAAAGATTTGTTTAAGTTCCTCAAAATCAGCTTCGGGATAGTCATCCAATAATTTGTTGACCACCTCGATATCGACACTTCTTAACTTCCTTTTCAGCCGGTCCATGGCCACTATCTCGGTAAAATGCTCGGTAATCGTACCTTTTATTTTGTCCAACCTTTCCTCATCAGAGGTGGTCAGTAAATGCTTTATTTGTATGGTCGTAAAATAGGTTCTCCAACCTCCCGCTTTGTGTTCTATCAGCTCATTGATCCCAATCAACTCTTGTAGGATTCTTCTAAAATGATCAAAATCTGCATTTTCAAAGATCAAATAAGGTGTAAGGACACCAAGCTCTTCGAGGATAAATCGTGCTTTTACTGCTTCGATAAGGATATGAAACTCGTGGTTGAAACTTGGGAATTCAAATGGCTTGTCCGGTAAATTGATCCAGGGTTTCCGGTCAAGCAAGGTATATTGATGGTTTAGGTTCAGCCTATTTTCGAGCATTTTAACCAGCACCTGTAATCCTGTCAAGTTTCTCTCCAACTCATTGTGCTCCAACAGGGCCCATACTTCGCGATATTCCTTTCTATAAAAACGCAGCGAGAGGGATTTCCACCAAGAGTCCTTCATCGCAATCACATGGAGTACTTTCTGGTAGATTTCTTCCACGGCTCCGTCTTCGACAGACCACTCTACTCCCTCTTCGGCCAATAGATTCTTGACGATATCCACTTTGTTTTCAAGCCACAAAAGGTCCATATCTGCCTTAGGGTACTTCATGAGCCTTTGGAGAACGGCAAAGACCTCCTTGTTACTGATCAGCTTTTGAAGTTCTTCAAGCCTATCCTTCTGCTCAAAAGACTGATATACCAAAGGGAACTCAAATGGTTGGTATAACAGATCACCAAGGATCAATTCAGCGGTGCTTTTCAGTTCCTTGATCTCCAACAGGTTTTCCTTGAAGCGATGGATGGCATTGGCTGTAAATTCTGCAAAGTCAACCCGGTGAAGCCAAAATGAGTCGGCCTGCTCGTACTTTGGATAATAGTATAAGTATTCCTTTAGATCCTTTAAAAACTCATCCAACCCACTCCAGTGATAATGCTTATAATACTGCGTCAGGTTCAAATGCTCGTCATCAAGAGAGGTGCTCATATAGAGTTCCTTCACGGGGACACCACATTCCTCAGTATTAAAAAGTGCATGCCTGTATTCTTCCAAATAGTCACTATGCTGATCTATGACATTGACAATTTTACTAAAACTCCGCTCCAGCTGGATAGCATCCAAGCTTCTATTTAACCCTTTATAAACTTCCAAAGAATTGATTTGATCTGCCAATTTCTTGAACACCGCTCCCCTATCGGTTCTGAAATCATGCACCAGCGCTAGAAATGAACCGAAGCCTTGCTTGACTAACCGCTCATGAACCACATCCAACGCTGCACGCTTTTGGGAAACCACCAAGACCTTCATATCCCTGGAAATAAAATCAGCCACCAAGTTACATATGAGCTGGGATTTCCCCGTACCAGGTGGACCTTCCACTACACAGGATCCACCGCTTCGAACACTTTTGAGCACCTCCTCTTGGCTGGCATCCAGCGGCAGGGTGTTAAACAAGCTTTCTGCTGATCGCGAGGAATGGTGACCATCCATTTTGGCATACCAATCCATAAAAAGGCCCTCCAGATCCGTTCCCGGAAATTTCTCCATCAATTCCTCATAGTCCCTCATCAGAAAGGAACTCTTCTGGGAAAATTGTCCCAAAATTGCATTGGGACGAAGCTTAAGCATCCCCGTTTGAAAAACTTTCTCCGCTTCCGCAGAACTGGTCTCCCTAAAACCATCCAACTTATCCTGAAACAGTTCTTGACTAAAATTTAAGGTCAATTCCTTTTGAAGAAATTGGTATAGAGCGGTTCGGAATGGGGTAGGTTCTTTGGGGAATTGTTCCATTGGATTTTCCCACCAGTCCTTTTTAAAAGGCTGTTGATTGGCCCGGGCATATGCCAACAGAAATGCCCTGTTGAAGAATGGTTGATCGCCTGATTTTTTCTTAATGTACCACTTTTTACCTTCTTCAGTTATGCGAACGGGAAAGAACAACAAAGGACATCGGACGACCTGATCATTGGACAGCTTTCCTTCAATAAACGGCCATCCTACATATAGGCTTTTTTCACCACTCTCTTCTTCTGCAAGTTTTACGCGCTGGCCAAGCCTTTTGAGCCTAACAGATAGTTGATTCACCTGAGCATTCCTGGCATCCCCGGCGGGAATGAGCGGGATTTTCTTCTTTCTCCCCAGTAGCTCCGTAATATAGGTGAAAGCATTATCATATTCCAAAAATTCAAATTCTTTCAGGTCTATCATTTGGCCCGTCATCAGTTTGGGTAAGAAAATGGACCTGTTCCTTGCAGACAAATCCATCAATCTGTTCATATAGACCCGAAAGATATCCTTTATCATAAATCCCTATTTAAATGGAGAATCCTTTTCCTTTGCCATGTGGTTATATACAATACCGTCCATTATTCCTGGAATCCATTTGTTCAAAAACACCGCCAGTTTCCCCTCGCTGGTCAATACCAAATCCCTTTTTTTCTTAATGGTGGCCTTGAGAATGTGATCGGCCACTTCCTTGGCGGTCATCATATCATCTTCATTTCTGGGAGATTCCCCTTGGGAATTCCCTGCTGCAGTAAGGGCATTATTTCTGATATTGGAAGCCGTAAACCCCGGACAGGCT comes from Echinicola vietnamensis DSM 17526 and encodes:
- a CDS encoding AAA domain-containing protein — its product is MIKDIFRVYMNRLMDLSARNRSIFLPKLMTGQMIDLKEFEFLEYDNAFTYITELLGRKKKIPLIPAGDARNAQVNQLSVRLKRLGQRVKLAEEESGEKSLYVGWPFIEGKLSNDQVVRCPLLFFPVRITEEGKKWYIKKKSGDQPFFNRAFLLAYARANQQPFKKDWWENPMEQFPKEPTPFRTALYQFLQKELTLNFSQELFQDKLDGFRETSSAEAEKVFQTGMLKLRPNAILGQFSQKSSFLMRDYEELMEKFPGTDLEGLFMDWYAKMDGHHSSRSAESLFNTLPLDASQEEVLKSVRSGGSCVVEGPPGTGKSQLICNLVADFISRDMKVLVVSQKRAALDVVHERLVKQGFGSFLALVHDFRTDRGAVFKKLADQINSLEVYKGLNRSLDAIQLERSFSKIVNVIDQHSDYLEEYRHALFNTEECGVPVKELYMSTSLDDEHLNLTQYYKHYHWSGLDEFLKDLKEYLYYYPKYEQADSFWLHRVDFAEFTANAIHRFKENLLEIKELKSTAELILGDLLYQPFEFPLVYQSFEQKDRLEELQKLISNKEVFAVLQRLMKYPKADMDLLWLENKVDIVKNLLAEEGVEWSVEDGAVEEIYQKVLHVIAMKDSWWKSLSLRFYRKEYREVWALLEHNELERNLTGLQVLVKMLENRLNLNHQYTLLDRKPWINLPDKPFEFPSFNHEFHILIEAVKARFILEELGVLTPYLIFENADFDHFRRILQELIGINELIEHKAGGWRTYFTTIQIKHLLTTSDEERLDKIKGTITEHFTEIVAMDRLKRKLRSVDIEVVNKLLDDYPEADFEELKQIFLSGLKLSWIEHIEAKYPVLQEMSLYKVKDILEEFSEAVDEKLKISRFITEMRLRENTFKKLEYNRLNNLITYRELQHQVTKKKRLWSIKKLLEKFEEEIFRLVPCWLASPETVSALFPIQSHFDLVVFDESSQCYAERGLPAMLRGKQAVIAGDSQQLQPFDLYKVRMDETEREGMDLEVVSLLELASHYFKKYTLEGHYRSKSLSLIGFSNQHFYDNKLTMLPEMSSLNQEECAYKWIKVDGTWDKQTNVAEAERVVEELITLVEGGAVGSIGVITFNYFQMELIIDLVLKEKSLKARLGKGIKVKNIENVQGDEFDVVLFSIGYARNKAGKFIANFGSLSKDGGVNRLNVAITRARSKVCVITSIGADDFKTKQIYNPGIRMLRDYLRYAEEVSQGKRVMIQEQTSGGFEVSWYLKNKLEGEYGGHTIRNSTISRNMDLELMVNGKYVGAILTDDNRLFTAKTAKEAFVYHPRILKEKGWNITQVFSRQYWMDREDLLQTKIPENLSEE